One window of the Streptomyces sp. NBC_00259 genome contains the following:
- a CDS encoding RNA 2'-phosphotransferase has translation MDEQRTIKVSKYLSKHLRHQPERIGLALDPNGWVEIDELLRATAAHGFRITRDELDHVVAANDKRRFMIDGARIRANQGHTVQVDLDLPVTEPPAYLYHGTVGRSLDVIRAEGLRPMARHHVHLSPDRETATHVGARRGKPVVLSVDAGAMHRAGHVFHVSANGVWLTDAVPPEFLRFPG, from the coding sequence ATGGACGAACAACGCACCATCAAGGTGTCGAAGTACCTCTCGAAACATCTGCGGCATCAGCCGGAGCGGATCGGGCTCGCCCTGGATCCGAACGGCTGGGTCGAGATCGACGAGCTGCTGCGGGCTACCGCCGCGCACGGCTTCCGCATCACCCGGGACGAGCTCGACCACGTCGTCGCGGCCAACGACAAACGGCGCTTCATGATCGACGGCGCCCGGATCCGCGCCAATCAGGGCCACACGGTGCAGGTCGACCTGGACCTGCCCGTCACCGAGCCACCCGCGTACCTCTACCACGGCACGGTCGGACGCAGTCTGGACGTGATCCGGGCCGAAGGGCTGCGCCCGATGGCACGCCACCATGTCCACCTGTCCCCGGACCGCGAGACGGCCACCCACGTCGGCGCCCGCCGGGGGAAGCCCGTCGTGCTCTCCGTGGACGCGGGCGCGATGCACCGCGCCGGGCACGTCTTCCATGTCAGCGCCAACGGTGTCTGGCTCACGGACGCGGTTCCGCCGGAGTTCCTGCGCTTCCCCGGCTGA
- a CDS encoding LLM class flavin-dependent oxidoreductase — translation MSAPTVSGSRTRFRRSSCASPADPHPRSAAALWRAGPRQGRRTLERMTSPLRLSTVILPVHRWNEGGRALWQRAEELGFHAAYTYDHLAWRAFRDGPWYGAVPTLTAAAAATDTLRLGTLVTSVKPFSPIAA, via the coding sequence ATGTCAGCGCCAACGGTGTCTGGCTCACGGACGCGGTTCCGCCGGAGTTCCTGCGCTTCCCCGGCTGACCCCCACCCCCGGTCCGCCGCCGCCCTGTGGCGAGCGGGGCCACGACAGGGCCGACGTACATTGGAGCGCATGACGTCTCCTCTGCGCCTCAGCACCGTGATCCTTCCTGTGCACCGCTGGAACGAGGGAGGCCGGGCACTGTGGCAGCGCGCCGAGGAGCTCGGTTTCCACGCCGCGTACACCTATGACCACCTGGCGTGGCGAGCCTTTCGCGACGGCCCCTGGTACGGCGCCGTGCCCACGCTGACAGCCGCCGCGGCGGCCACCGACACACTTCGCCTCGGCACGCTCGTGACCTCAGTCAAGCCTTTCTCACCTATCGCAGCCTGA
- a CDS encoding DNA-binding protein, with protein MKEHVETVVLDSQGLSAWIAQDRKILAMFQVFHAVGADFVIGANTIVEVSHARVNMPRLRWALSRVKVEPVTEDAAKASAELLKAAGLHGHRYAIDATVAEVALRQPGPVVMLTSDVDDMARLCGDRVRLIGI; from the coding sequence GTGAAAGAGCATGTCGAGACGGTCGTACTGGACTCCCAGGGGCTTTCTGCCTGGATCGCCCAGGACCGCAAGATCCTCGCGATGTTCCAGGTGTTCCATGCCGTGGGTGCCGATTTCGTCATCGGTGCCAACACCATCGTGGAAGTCAGCCATGCGCGGGTGAACATGCCTCGGCTGCGGTGGGCGCTCTCCCGAGTCAAGGTCGAGCCGGTGACCGAGGATGCGGCGAAGGCGTCCGCGGAACTGCTCAAAGCCGCCGGTCTGCACGGCCACAGGTACGCGATCGACGCGACCGTGGCCGAGGTGGCCCTGCGTCAGCCGGGCCCGGTGGTCATGCTGACCTCCGACGTCGACGACATGGCCCGGTTGTGTGGCGACCGTGTCCGGCTCATCGGCATCTGA
- a CDS encoding type II toxin-antitoxin system CcdA family antitoxin, with the protein MADTTRITVTLPSEQVAELRKLTDNVSGYVAEAVARQLRHQLLGADLQRHQEEHGAFTEEELAEARSRIFGTTGTGGSVSAA; encoded by the coding sequence ATGGCGGACACCACGCGTATCACTGTGACGCTGCCGAGCGAGCAGGTCGCCGAGCTCAGGAAGCTCACCGACAACGTCTCCGGCTATGTCGCCGAGGCGGTGGCGCGGCAACTGCGGCACCAACTGCTCGGTGCCGACCTGCAGCGTCACCAGGAGGAGCACGGGGCCTTCACCGAGGAGGAGTTGGCGGAGGCGCGCTCCAGGATCTTTGGGACGACGGGTACGGGCGGATCGGTTAGCGCGGCGTGA
- a CDS encoding DEAD/DEAH box helicase produces the protein MGVARVVAREPRTSTRITPPLATPEATAFAVALLDDGWAAVFLPGEPARLGRLLLWKPTGAAAADGTVPEGIESESVELVLPHGRSVRRRRVEGYALPAAVAVAALADARPAHPSAAAWQAASRFALRLLADGRLHPALTDAGYDTWQAGPLTAVQRQTLDALGAAFPPHAHCLPEPGPAPLRIAEPVALVRQFCDAVADDLVRTPAAPLAMGALPYAWREARAVPVLREWAEETAAAFTADVGVSLRVDLPEGRRREFRAVLQLHTAADPALVVEAARLWNEPSETERLLGPRAETETLLALRRGARVWPPLDRLLNDAAPDQLRLTDEEAFDLLGDATDTLRAAGIDVHWPRELVKALSATAEIGQRTAPGSSAGGLLDADALLDFRWQLSLDGEPLTEAEMDVLAEARRPLVRLRDQWVVADPKLVARARRRRMESLTPMEALGAALTGEVERDGETITCAAVGALGDLVARIREPESRTPATQPAALKATLRDYQKRGLAWLAEMCELGLGGCLADDMGLGKTITLLALHLHRQTDPATAGPTLVVCPTSLLGNWQREAARFAPATPVRRYHGGDRHLKDLAGDEIVLVTYGVLRRDRDALAESAWSLIAADEAQHVKNPYAVTARELRALPARACVALTGTPVENNLSELWALLDWTTPGLLGPLAAFRDRHARAIESGEDPQAAERLSHLVRPFLLRRRKSDPGIAPELPAKTETDRVVPLTAEQASLYEAVVRETMAKITEADGIARRGLILKLLTALKQICNHPAQYLRQSSPLHGRSGKLDLLDELVDTITAEGESVLVFTQYKQMAALLERHLAERGMPTLFLHGGTPVTAREEMVERFQRGEVPVFLLSLKAAGTGLNLTRATHVVHYDRWWNPAVEDQATDRAYRIGQDKPVQVHKLIAEGTVEDRVAKLLESKRALADAVVGSGEATLTELSDADLAELVALGGQS, from the coding sequence ATGGGCGTGGCACGGGTCGTCGCACGAGAACCACGCACCAGCACAAGGATCACGCCACCGCTCGCCACACCGGAGGCAACCGCCTTCGCGGTCGCCCTGCTCGACGACGGCTGGGCGGCGGTGTTCCTGCCCGGCGAACCCGCCCGCCTCGGACGGCTGCTGCTCTGGAAGCCCACCGGGGCAGCGGCGGCAGACGGCACAGTGCCCGAGGGCATCGAATCCGAGTCGGTGGAACTGGTGCTGCCGCACGGCCGGTCGGTCCGACGCCGCAGAGTCGAGGGCTATGCGCTGCCCGCCGCCGTCGCTGTCGCCGCCCTGGCCGACGCCCGGCCGGCGCATCCGTCCGCCGCGGCCTGGCAAGCCGCCTCCCGCTTCGCGCTGCGGCTGCTCGCCGACGGCCGTCTCCATCCGGCCCTCACCGACGCCGGCTACGACACGTGGCAGGCGGGTCCCCTCACCGCCGTACAGCGGCAGACGCTGGACGCCCTCGGCGCCGCCTTCCCACCCCACGCCCACTGCCTGCCCGAACCCGGCCCGGCTCCACTGCGCATCGCGGAACCGGTCGCGCTGGTACGCCAGTTCTGCGACGCGGTCGCGGACGACCTGGTCCGTACTCCGGCCGCGCCGCTCGCGATGGGGGCGCTGCCGTACGCCTGGCGCGAGGCGCGTGCCGTGCCCGTCCTGCGCGAGTGGGCCGAGGAGACCGCCGCCGCGTTCACCGCCGACGTCGGCGTCTCGCTGCGTGTCGACCTGCCCGAGGGGCGGCGCCGGGAGTTCCGGGCCGTTCTGCAGTTGCACACCGCGGCGGATCCGGCGCTCGTCGTAGAGGCCGCACGGCTGTGGAACGAGCCGTCCGAGACCGAGCGCCTCCTCGGCCCTCGCGCCGAGACCGAGACGCTGCTCGCACTGCGCCGCGGCGCCCGCGTCTGGCCTCCGCTCGACCGGCTGCTGAACGACGCCGCGCCGGACCAGCTGCGGCTGACCGACGAGGAGGCGTTCGACCTGCTGGGCGACGCCACCGACACGCTGCGCGCCGCCGGTATCGACGTGCACTGGCCGCGCGAGCTGGTCAAGGCGCTCAGCGCGACTGCCGAGATCGGGCAGCGCACCGCGCCCGGCTCCAGTGCCGGTGGTCTGCTCGACGCCGACGCCCTCCTCGACTTCCGTTGGCAGCTCTCGCTCGACGGTGAGCCGCTCACCGAGGCCGAGATGGATGTCCTCGCCGAGGCACGCCGTCCCCTCGTCAGGCTGCGCGACCAGTGGGTGGTCGCCGACCCGAAGCTGGTGGCCCGCGCCCGACGCCGCCGGATGGAATCGCTCACTCCCATGGAGGCCCTGGGTGCCGCGCTGACCGGCGAGGTGGAGCGGGACGGGGAGACGATCACCTGTGCTGCGGTCGGGGCGCTCGGCGACCTCGTCGCCCGTATCCGTGAGCCCGAGTCCCGTACTCCCGCCACCCAGCCCGCCGCTCTGAAGGCCACGCTGCGCGACTACCAGAAGCGGGGTCTGGCCTGGCTGGCGGAGATGTGCGAGCTCGGCCTCGGCGGCTGCCTCGCCGACGACATGGGCCTGGGCAAGACCATCACCCTGCTCGCCCTGCACCTGCACCGCCAGACCGACCCCGCCACCGCGGGTCCCACCCTCGTCGTATGCCCCACCTCCCTGCTCGGCAACTGGCAGCGCGAGGCCGCCCGGTTCGCGCCCGCCACCCCCGTGCGCCGCTACCACGGTGGCGACCGCCACCTCAAGGACCTGGCCGGGGACGAGATCGTCCTGGTCACCTACGGTGTCCTGCGCCGCGACCGCGATGCCCTCGCCGAGAGCGCCTGGTCGCTGATCGCCGCCGACGAGGCCCAGCACGTCAAGAACCCCTATGCCGTCACCGCCCGCGAACTGCGCGCCCTGCCCGCCCGCGCCTGCGTCGCCCTGACCGGTACCCCCGTGGAGAACAACCTCTCCGAGCTGTGGGCGCTCCTCGACTGGACCACGCCCGGGCTCCTCGGCCCGCTCGCCGCCTTCCGTGACCGCCACGCCCGCGCGATCGAGTCGGGCGAGGACCCGCAGGCCGCCGAGCGGCTGTCCCACCTCGTCCGCCCGTTCCTGCTGCGCCGCCGGAAGTCCGACCCCGGCATCGCACCCGAACTGCCCGCCAAGACCGAGACCGACCGCGTCGTCCCGCTCACCGCCGAGCAGGCGAGCCTGTACGAGGCGGTGGTCCGCGAGACCATGGCGAAGATCACCGAAGCCGACGGCATCGCCCGCCGCGGACTGATTCTCAAGCTCCTCACCGCGCTGAAGCAGATCTGCAACCACCCCGCCCAGTACTTGCGCCAGTCCAGCCCCCTGCACGGCCGCTCGGGCAAACTCGACCTCCTCGACGAACTCGTCGACACCATCACCGCCGAGGGCGAGTCGGTACTGGTCTTCACCCAGTACAAGCAGATGGCGGCTCTGCTGGAGAGACATCTCGCGGAACGAGGCATGCCCACCCTCTTCCTGCACGGCGGCACGCCCGTCACCGCACGCGAGGAGATGGTGGAACGCTTCCAGCGAGGCGAAGTGCCGGTGTTCCTGTTGTCGTTGAAGGCGGCCGGCACCGGCCTCAACCTCACCCGTGCCACCCACGTCGTGCACTACGACCGCTGGTGGAACCCTGCCGTCGAGGACCAGGCCACCGACCGCGCCTACCGCATCGGCCAGGACAAGCCCGTCCAGGTCCACAAGCTCATCGCCGAAGGCACCGTGGAGGACAGGGTGGCGAAACTGCTGGAATCCAAGCGGGCGCTCGCCGACGCCGTCGTCGGCTCCGGCGAAGCCACTCTGACCGAACTGTCCGACGCCGACCTCGCCGAACTCGTCGCCCTGGGGGGGCAGTCATGA
- a CDS encoding SWIM zinc finger family protein produces MSPSVPGPRRAPSRGRRAFAATWWGQAWVTALEDSTLDSGRLSRGRTYARQGMVGAVTIAPGQVKAAVQGSRPRPYRSAVHLPVLTDAQWGTLLDTIAARAGHLAALLDGEMPAELIDDARHAGVPLLPQPTELDPECSCPDWGHPCKHAAALCYAIAATIDDDPFVLFTLRGRGRDDVLAELRARQTAGRTTDAPPAPAGVHAAGAYAAWTALADHAPGWPGLPDLPETSAHDAALPVPPPAGSGLVGADLERLMTDVSARAARLLSGDATNLHLTQHQDAVRIAASGPGPEWFRDLVQNTGANPTAFARLTRAWRHGGPTGITVVEQPHSPEPSAMTAARTALTTALAEMTDTPVRLRAWRNRLTLPDHGIQLRLGPDARWYPYLQENDSEWWPAAPPTTDPVAALTAIWQRTGM; encoded by the coding sequence ATGAGCCCGTCCGTCCCCGGCCCTCGCCGTGCACCCAGCCGCGGCAGGCGTGCCTTCGCGGCGACGTGGTGGGGCCAGGCGTGGGTGACGGCTCTGGAGGACTCCACCCTGGACTCGGGGCGGCTGTCCCGCGGACGCACCTACGCCCGCCAGGGCATGGTCGGCGCGGTCACCATCGCCCCCGGCCAGGTCAAGGCCGCCGTCCAGGGCAGCCGTCCGCGCCCGTACCGCTCCGCCGTCCACCTGCCCGTCCTCACCGACGCCCAGTGGGGCACCCTTCTTGACACCATCGCGGCCCGAGCCGGGCATCTCGCGGCGCTCCTCGACGGTGAGATGCCCGCAGAGCTCATCGACGACGCCCGCCACGCCGGCGTCCCCCTCCTCCCGCAACCCACCGAGCTCGACCCCGAATGCTCCTGCCCCGACTGGGGCCATCCCTGCAAACACGCCGCCGCGCTCTGCTACGCCATCGCCGCCACCATCGACGACGACCCGTTCGTGCTGTTCACTCTGCGGGGCCGCGGACGGGACGACGTCCTCGCAGAACTGCGCGCACGCCAGACAGCGGGCCGGACCACCGACGCCCCGCCCGCTCCGGCCGGTGTCCACGCGGCGGGCGCCTACGCCGCGTGGACCGCCCTGGCCGATCACGCCCCGGGGTGGCCCGGCCTGCCCGACCTGCCCGAAACGTCCGCCCACGACGCCGCGCTGCCGGTCCCCCCACCGGCCGGCAGCGGTCTCGTCGGCGCGGACCTGGAGCGCCTGATGACCGATGTCTCAGCACGCGCGGCACGGCTGCTGTCGGGCGACGCCACCAACCTGCACCTGACCCAGCACCAGGACGCCGTGCGCATCGCCGCGAGCGGCCCCGGCCCTGAGTGGTTCCGCGACCTGGTCCAAAACACCGGCGCCAACCCCACCGCCTTCGCCCGTCTCACCCGCGCATGGCGCCACGGCGGCCCCACCGGCATCACCGTCGTCGAACAGCCCCACAGCCCGGAACCGTCGGCGATGACAGCAGCCCGTACCGCCCTGACCACGGCCCTCGCCGAGATGACCGACACCCCCGTCCGCCTCAGGGCCTGGCGCAACCGCCTCACCCTCCCCGACCACGGCATCCAGCTGCGCCTGGGGCCCGACGCCCGCTGGTACCCCTATCTCCAGGAGAACGACAGCGAATGGTGGCCGGCCGCACCGCCCACCACCGACCCCGTTGCCGCGCTGACCGCGATCTGGCAGCGCACCGGGATGTAG
- a CDS encoding LLM class flavin-dependent oxidoreductase, with amino-acid sequence MRLSTVILPIHRWGEGQKVWQHAEDLGFHTAYTYDHLSWRTFRDGPWFGAVPTLTAAATATQSMRLGTLVTSPNFRHPVTLAKELITLDDISEGRITLGIGAGGNGFDATTLLKGDEEPWTPRERADRFGEFVPLLDKLLREPAGTTHEGRFYAASEARNVPGCVQRPRLPFAVAATGPRGLKLAARFGQAWVTTGDPKLYESGTPEQSVEAVAGQLGNLGKACAEAGRDAAELDKILLTGFTPDFNPALAAPRLGRPLDSLDAFVDFAGRHAELGFTEIVVHWPIAESVFAADQAVFERIATEALAQLR; translated from the coding sequence ATGCGACTGAGCACCGTAATCCTTCCCATCCACAGGTGGGGCGAGGGACAGAAGGTCTGGCAGCACGCCGAAGACCTCGGGTTTCACACCGCCTACACCTACGACCACCTCTCCTGGCGCACCTTCCGGGACGGGCCGTGGTTCGGGGCGGTACCCACGTTGACCGCAGCGGCGACAGCTACGCAGAGTATGCGACTGGGTACTCTCGTGACCTCGCCGAACTTCCGGCACCCGGTCACCCTCGCCAAGGAACTGATCACTCTCGACGACATCTCCGAGGGCCGCATCACGCTCGGCATCGGGGCCGGCGGCAACGGCTTCGACGCGACCACCCTGCTGAAGGGCGACGAGGAGCCCTGGACGCCGCGGGAGCGCGCGGACCGCTTCGGTGAGTTCGTGCCCCTGCTGGACAAGCTGCTGCGCGAGCCCGCCGGGACGACGCACGAGGGCCGCTTCTATGCCGCGTCCGAGGCGCGGAACGTCCCCGGCTGCGTCCAGCGCCCCCGCCTGCCCTTCGCCGTCGCCGCCACCGGCCCCCGTGGACTGAAGCTCGCGGCCCGGTTCGGTCAGGCGTGGGTGACGACGGGAGACCCGAAGCTGTACGAGTCGGGTACCCCCGAGCAGTCGGTCGAGGCCGTCGCCGGACAGCTCGGCAATCTGGGCAAGGCCTGTGCCGAAGCGGGCCGGGACGCTGCCGAGCTCGACAAGATCCTGCTCACCGGCTTCACCCCCGACTTCAACCCGGCCCTCGCCGCGCCCCGGCTCGGCCGTCCGCTGGACTCCCTGGACGCGTTCGTGGACTTCGCCGGCCGGCACGCCGAGCTCGGCTTCACCGAGATCGTCGTCCACTGGCCCATCGCGGAGTCGGTCTTCGCCGCTGACCAGGCAGTCTTCGAGCGAATCGCGACGGAGGCCCTGGCACAGCTGCGCTGA
- a CDS encoding HAD family hydrolase, with the protein MTSATDPLPLPATVRLIATDLDGTLLRDDKSVSERTIAALAAAEEAGIEVFFVTGRPARWMDVVSDHVHGHGLAICANGAAVVDLHAGGELLEVRPLERAIALDVVQRLRDSAPGTSFAVETATGIHYEPEYPPFHLDPAATVAPVEKLLHEDEPGSAAPVLKLLARHGELTPDGFLTLARTAAGDLATITRSSPSALLEVSGPGVSKASTLALCCAERGISSDEVVAFGDMPNDVEMLTWAGTSFAMGNAHPDVIAAASGRTVANNEDGVAVVIERILAASGARPQS; encoded by the coding sequence GTGACCTCAGCTACCGATCCTCTCCCGCTGCCCGCCACCGTCCGGCTGATCGCCACCGACCTCGACGGCACCCTGCTGCGCGACGACAAGTCCGTCTCCGAGCGCACCATCGCCGCCCTCGCCGCCGCGGAGGAGGCGGGGATCGAGGTCTTCTTCGTCACCGGTCGCCCGGCGCGCTGGATGGATGTCGTCAGCGACCACGTACACGGTCATGGGCTGGCGATCTGCGCCAACGGTGCGGCGGTGGTGGATCTCCACGCCGGCGGGGAGCTGCTGGAGGTCCGCCCGCTGGAGCGCGCCATCGCGCTCGATGTCGTCCAGCGGTTGCGTGACTCCGCACCCGGCACCTCGTTCGCGGTCGAGACGGCCACGGGTATCCACTACGAGCCCGAGTACCCCCCGTTCCACCTCGACCCGGCCGCCACGGTCGCCCCCGTCGAGAAGCTGCTCCACGAGGACGAGCCCGGTTCCGCCGCTCCGGTGCTCAAACTGCTCGCACGCCACGGGGAGCTGACGCCCGACGGCTTTCTCACCCTGGCCCGTACGGCCGCAGGGGACCTCGCCACCATCACCCGCTCCAGCCCGAGCGCGCTGCTGGAGGTGAGCGGTCCCGGGGTGTCCAAGGCGTCCACGCTCGCGCTGTGCTGTGCGGAGCGTGGGATCTCCTCGGACGAGGTCGTCGCGTTCGGGGACATGCCGAACGATGTCGAGATGCTGACCTGGGCGGGCACGTCGTTCGCGATGGGCAATGCCCACCCGGACGTCATAGCCGCCGCCTCCGGCCGGACCGTCGCGAACAACGAGGACGGCGTGGCGGTCGTCATCGAACGGATTCTGGCCGCGAGCGGAGCCCGGCCGCAGTCCTAG
- a CDS encoding M23 family metallopeptidase: protein MGHQQRDWRRRLFTPLLCALLSSIALLPAPPASASDGPSVSVEVAQLLDEVGKASASYERGLSASVAERARVDQLQWQLADRRRELKKLHDKLGSVARAQYRSGGDLAPTMELMFADDPDELLRGQRLFEKAQLTMDRLLDGAKEAEELTVVAEEKAREAWYRLDARTAELAKIKRGIESKLESARWSLQAQADRSAAAGQCAGAVRLPQSELPEGSAWVTPVEHYSLSAGFDSAGQRWAHRHTGQDFAVGIGSAVRAIGAGRVVSVSCGGGFGMEVVVQHNDGWYTQYAHLAAVTVDQGDRVRTGEWVGQAGTTGNSTGPHLHFEVRLTPHFGSAVDPVAWLRKRGVWL, encoded by the coding sequence ATGGGACACCAACAACGCGACTGGCGCCGAAGGCTTTTCACGCCATTGCTGTGTGCGCTGCTGTCCTCGATCGCCCTGCTCCCCGCGCCGCCCGCGTCCGCAAGCGACGGGCCGAGCGTCAGTGTCGAGGTGGCCCAGCTGCTCGACGAGGTGGGCAAGGCCAGTGCCTCGTACGAGCGGGGACTGAGCGCGTCCGTCGCCGAGCGCGCCCGCGTCGACCAGTTGCAGTGGCAGCTGGCCGACCGGCGGCGCGAGCTCAAGAAGCTGCACGACAAGCTCGGCTCCGTGGCCCGGGCCCAGTACCGCAGCGGCGGCGACCTGGCGCCCACGATGGAGCTGATGTTCGCCGACGACCCCGACGAGCTGCTGCGCGGGCAGCGGTTGTTCGAGAAGGCCCAGCTCACCATGGACCGGCTTCTCGACGGGGCCAAGGAGGCCGAGGAGCTGACCGTGGTGGCGGAGGAGAAGGCCCGTGAGGCCTGGTACCGCCTGGACGCGCGCACGGCGGAGCTGGCGAAGATCAAACGAGGCATCGAGAGCAAGCTGGAGTCGGCGCGATGGTCGCTGCAGGCGCAGGCGGACCGCAGCGCGGCGGCCGGCCAGTGCGCGGGCGCGGTCCGGCTGCCGCAGTCGGAACTGCCGGAGGGGTCGGCATGGGTGACGCCGGTCGAGCACTACTCGCTGTCGGCCGGATTCGACAGCGCGGGTCAACGCTGGGCGCACCGCCACACCGGGCAGGACTTCGCCGTCGGCATCGGCAGCGCGGTGCGGGCGATCGGCGCGGGCCGGGTGGTCTCCGTCTCCTGCGGCGGAGGCTTCGGCATGGAGGTGGTCGTCCAGCACAACGACGGCTGGTACACGCAGTACGCGCACCTCGCCGCGGTCACGGTCGACCAGGGTGACCGGGTCCGTACCGGTGAGTGGGTCGGACAGGCCGGCACCACGGGCAACTCGACGGGGCCGCACCTGCACTTCGAAGTGCGGCTCACTCCCCACTTCGGGTCCGCGGTGGACCCGGTGGCCTGGCTGCGGAAGCGGGGAGTCTGGCTGTAG